A single Chitinispirillales bacterium DNA region contains:
- a CDS encoding C-GCAxxG-C-C family protein produces MHAENAVKNFISGANCCQAIMSAYAQEYDLDLKTSQKLAAGFGGGIGLSRNVCGAVNAIVMVLGLKFFDTVDKFELYKIIQNALAEFEKRAGSINCARLTNSTYGERLPPQHKQTCSKYIKLACDICDEFIGGDNFDGGDTGE; encoded by the coding sequence GTGCACGCTGAAAACGCTGTAAAGAATTTTATTTCCGGCGCCAATTGCTGTCAGGCGATAATGAGCGCATATGCCCAAGAGTATGATTTGGATTTGAAAACTTCGCAAAAACTTGCCGCCGGCTTTGGCGGAGGAATAGGACTTAGCAGAAACGTCTGCGGAGCGGTAAATGCAATTGTGATGGTGTTGGGATTGAAGTTTTTTGACACTGTCGATAAGTTTGAACTTTACAAAATTATACAAAACGCTCTTGCCGAATTTGAAAAACGGGCGGGAAGCATAAACTGCGCGCGGTTGACAAATTCGACTTACGGCGAAAGACTGCCTCCTCAGCACAAACAGACATGTTCCAAATACATAAAATTAGCCTGCGATATTTGCGACGAATTTATTGGCGGCGACAATTTTGACGGCGGCGACACCGGCGAATAA
- the smpB gene encoding SsrA-binding protein SmpB — protein sequence MQKKTEEKSGVYIKNIAQNRKARHDYEIIDSYEAGIELTGTEVKSMRLGKVNIADSFAEIRKGQIWLNNLHISLYEQGNRFNHETTRQRRLLMHKKEIAYLFRQTDRQPLTLIPLLIYFKKQWVKIQIGLCRGLKKYDKRQKIAEEESKKRLAALKKMR from the coding sequence ATGCAGAAAAAAACAGAAGAAAAAAGCGGTGTTTATATAAAAAATATCGCCCAAAACCGCAAGGCGAGGCACGATTACGAAATAATCGATTCTTACGAGGCGGGGATTGAACTTACCGGAACGGAAGTAAAATCAATGCGTCTGGGAAAAGTAAATATCGCCGATAGTTTTGCGGAAATTCGCAAAGGACAGATTTGGCTCAACAATCTGCACATAAGTTTGTACGAGCAAGGAAACCGCTTTAATCACGAAACGACAAGACAGCGGCGGCTTCTTATGCACAAAAAAGAAATAGCCTATTTGTTTCGGCAAACCGACAGGCAGCCGTTAACGCTTATTCCGCTTTTAATTTATTTCAAAAAGCAATGGGTAAAAATTCAAATAGGACTTTGCAGAGGACTGAAAAAGTACGACAAACGTCAAAAAATCGCCGAAGAAGAATCAAAAAAACGGCTTGCGGCGTTGAAAAAAATGAGATGA